One segment of Castanea sativa cultivar Marrone di Chiusa Pesio chromosome 3, ASM4071231v1 DNA contains the following:
- the LOC142629306 gene encoding uncharacterized protein LOC142629306: MEQQQLQHFSHPEHPLVFNQHYGTCRGCRELVNGPSYSCKECDVWETRLHKSCAELPLGLHHPLHPIHPLILFDEKTHYPEEEEEEEDKQKTKCQLCNESRGQYTYRCYRCNFNLHITCASLAPTMDAEFHHHPLTPVWKWITFTCDLCGKEDKGIPYLCHLCDFWIHGRCSIFPQRVKTVRHKHLLHLTHSSLEFHQSNSRFCQICVEKLDTRYGLYYCSECDYVAHLDCGMRFDIINLPEFRNEDEVPEPNESIDSAAYEVKKSKVGVDETQIDTEIKHFSHEHDLKLTDEVLNDQKCNGCARALLGPFYSCSQCGFFLHKSCANLPKTMRLQLHPYPLTLIPTKPGEIFQCSTCKRGCNGFSYYEKEADINLDVQCTLTLASDILTHKGHEHQLFLSTTEYEQTCTSCNSKTKGIFRCTSCEFALDIKCATLPHTTGYKQHEHPFTLCYTVEDDSNEYYCDICEEERDPKHWFYYCEKCTYPAHPNCILGKYTNIWFGDTYTFDCHSHPLTFIEETEDSPKCHKCGDPCKEFILQCVQCNFYIHDKCVWGKKRWF, from the coding sequence ATGGAGCAGCAGCAGCTTCAACATTTTTCCCATCCCGAGCATCCCTTGGTCTTCAATCAACATTATGGTACTTGTCGGGGTTGCCGAGAATTAGTTAATGGTCCTAGCTACAGTTGTAAAGAATGCGATGTTTGGGAGACCCGGCTTCATAAATCATGTGCGGAACTACCCCTTGGGTTGCACCATCCCTTGCACCCAATCCATCCTCTCATCCTCTTTGATGAAAAGACACATTAtcctgaagaagaagaagaagaagaagacaaacaaAAGACCAAATGCCAACTTTGCAATGAATCTCGCGGACAATACACTTATCGGTGTTACCGCTGCAACTTCAACCTTCACATCACATGCGCTTCTTTAGCGCCTACCATGGATGCTGAATTCCACCACCACCCATTGACCCCCGTTTGGAAGTGGATCACCTTCACTTGTGACCTTTGCGGCAAAGAAGACAAAGGTATACCCTATTTGTGTCATCTATGTGATTTCTGGATTCATGGAAGATGTTCTATTTTCCCACAAAGAGTCAAAACTGTGCGTCACAAGCACCTCCTCCACCTCACTCATTCTTCTCTTGAATTCCATCAATCCAACTCCCGGTTTTGTCAAATCTGTGTTGAAAAATTGGACACACGCTATGGGCTTTATTATTGCTCCGAATGCGATTATGTTGCCCACCTCGATTGTGGTATGAGGTTTGACATAATAAATTTGCCAGAATTTAGAAATGAGGACGAAGTTCCAGAGCCTAATGAATCGATTGACTCAGCAGCTTACGAAGTCAAAAAATCCAAGGTGGGGGTGGACGAAACTCAAATAGACACAGAAATCAAACACTTCAGTCATGAGCATGACTTAAAGCTTACTGATGAGGTTCTAAATGACCAAAAATGCAATGGGTGCGCACGAGCCCTTCTTGGTCCATTTTACAGTTGTTCCCAGTGTGGCTTCTTTCTTCATAAATCTTGTGCAAATTTACCCAAAACAATGCGACTTCAATTACATCCATACCCACTCACCCTTATCCCAACGAAACCAGGTGAGATTTTTCAGTGTTCTACCTGTAAACGGGGTTGCAATGGCTTCTCCTATTATGAGAAAGAAGCCGACATTAATCTCGATGTTCAATGTACTTTGACTTTGGCATCAGACATCCTTACCCACAAAGGACATGAGCACCAACTTTTCCTCTCCACTACAGAATATGAACAAACTTGCACTAGTTGTAATTCTAAAACGAAAGGAATATTTCGTTGCACCAGTTGTGAATTTGCTCTAGACATCAAATGCGCTACACTACCACATACCACAGGGTACAAACAACACGAGCATCCCTTCACTCTTTGTTATACTGTTGAAGATGATTCTAATGAATATTACTGTGACATCTGTGAAGAAGAGCGTGACCCAAAGCATTGGTTctattattgtgaaaaatgcaCTTATCCTGCTCATCCCAATTGTATTCTTGGGAAATACACAAATATTTGGTTTGGGGATACTTACACATTTGACTGTCATTCACACCCACTTACTTTCATTGAGGAAACTGAGGACAGCCCTAAATGTCACAAATGTGGTGATCCTTGCAAAGAGTTTATCTTACAATGTGTCCAGTGTAATTTCTACATCCACGATAAATGTGTGTGGGGCAAGAAAAggtggttttaa